In the genome of Eggerthella sp. YY7918, one region contains:
- a CDS encoding helix-turn-helix transcriptional regulator, with protein sequence MKNKLVSIAVGVLGFGLCKTAISVAYITAMGSVSSTVGFVSELDFMFAMNASSFVTALVIIALVRCGRVRPGSLSQVPAIVAMLVGFFLSATGVVTGLPAITTAVLYGILCGFSLTILNAVWLEVFVGEADAAVGVLQILGGLIVQCVLVSVLPLMGTLVVSLCSIGAMIVSACLLAFLKRTVTFPTANDLLPKQRSDRFVLLQAFLCLFVLVGVVGILHTSVLGSQSEHIVGDVNMWMPLVAATALTALVAGLTVRHPDPTAVYKACLPLMLIILSLLPFFGEALGGLAGLVMITCYDVCGMVFLLFIVDRARTLHISSYILSSVYLGGSGLFLVIGLGIGVVLGALSADYGLSLLTLLAFAAIYPLAIVLVVVLRRVRPANDTVDVASAGGAPGIDDALGSGVDILADRFKLTKREREILGYLARGRSAKFIADTLVISENTAWAHIKRVYAKTGVHSKQELMSKVEQLAKRQ encoded by the coding sequence GTGAAAAATAAGCTTGTCAGCATAGCTGTGGGAGTGTTGGGATTCGGTCTGTGTAAGACCGCTATCTCGGTTGCCTACATCACGGCGATGGGTTCCGTCTCTTCAACGGTGGGCTTCGTGTCGGAGCTCGACTTTATGTTTGCCATGAATGCGTCATCGTTTGTGACGGCATTGGTGATTATTGCGCTTGTTCGCTGTGGTCGTGTACGGCCCGGTTCACTCTCTCAAGTACCTGCCATTGTTGCAATGCTGGTAGGGTTTTTCTTAAGCGCCACCGGTGTGGTAACAGGATTGCCGGCTATAACAACGGCGGTGCTGTACGGTATTCTCTGCGGGTTCTCGCTCACGATTCTTAATGCTGTCTGGTTGGAGGTATTTGTCGGTGAGGCCGATGCTGCCGTGGGCGTCCTGCAAATTTTGGGCGGCCTGATAGTGCAGTGTGTGCTTGTTTCGGTGCTGCCGTTAATGGGAACGCTGGTGGTCAGCCTATGTTCTATTGGCGCAATGATCGTGTCGGCGTGTCTGCTTGCCTTCCTTAAGCGGACGGTAACATTTCCCACCGCAAATGACCTGCTTCCCAAGCAGCGCAGTGATCGTTTTGTCCTGCTGCAGGCGTTTTTGTGCCTGTTTGTGCTTGTGGGCGTGGTTGGCATCTTGCATACCTCCGTACTCGGATCCCAATCTGAGCATATTGTCGGCGATGTGAATATGTGGATGCCGCTGGTGGCCGCTACGGCGCTCACTGCTCTTGTGGCGGGATTGACGGTGCGCCATCCCGACCCGACGGCGGTGTACAAGGCGTGTCTTCCGCTTATGCTCATCATTTTGTCGCTGTTGCCGTTCTTTGGCGAAGCGCTCGGTGGTCTTGCCGGCTTGGTGATGATCACCTGTTACGATGTGTGCGGTATGGTGTTCCTGCTTTTCATTGTTGATCGGGCGCGAACGCTGCATATATCGAGTTACATACTGTCAAGTGTGTATTTGGGCGGTTCGGGGCTGTTTCTCGTCATCGGTTTAGGCATTGGCGTGGTGCTGGGCGCGTTGAGCGCCGACTATGGTTTGTCTCTTTTAACGTTGCTCGCGTTTGCGGCCATCTACCCACTTGCCATCGTATTAGTTGTGGTGTTGCGTCGCGTGCGTCCTGCGAATGACACAGTGGATGTAGCAAGCGCTGGCGGTGCGCCTGGAATCGATGACGCGCTTGGATCGGGTGTGGATATACTGGCCGATCGCTTCAAGTTGACGAAGCGCGAGCGGGAGATTTTGGGCTATTTAGCACGAGGTCGGTCGGCGAAGTTTATCGCAGACACTCTCGTTATATCCGAGAACACGGCTTGGGCGCATATCAAACGGGTATATGCAAAGACTGGCGTACATTCCAAGCAGGAGCTTATGAGCAAAGTTGAGCAGTTGGCAAAGCGTCAGTAG
- a CDS encoding FAD-binding protein, which translates to MELNRRDFLKGSVAFGGIAALGLAGCASAPKEDTEQTETGETKVKIPESFTDGKWIGKAMGHDDELIVQVTIAGGDLAGISVLRCDDTIGIGSVAAPMMAAKIFEGKNLDVDVVTGATTTSMAVQTAVQDAITNAGGNPKDFRKGATSPSGGTPQTADVDVVFMGAGTAGLIAATRLLEAGKKVILFEKQDIAGGSMAMTYSGVAAAESQLQTNYALGRMDDNPMFNKQGMLGVMQKYLIPENDRFNGAMPYQTALYSNSGQLVDWMHSIGVGFYSLGVNKAYGVTPYLAPGCYMGGCGYAKEFLVDRIGALGGQIIYGTKVTELVKEGDRITGLKAEGKDGSTWTVTAKAVCLTSGGFAANQDMIKQHYPKYGEYKFNCAPGSTGDGIELGQAAGGAIECMGRELGAFLSTTNQAGSFFEIAFLYQTTPGIIVNASGKQFGNIMSDNHGVLGRALIDEANGGKFFYITDEAGRITTNKNELYAMDTYKCLEHRGDMVHYDSVEAAAEALGLPDLPATLETHNQHALAGEEDEFGRKKLPYIDTYNGVWVVSCIPTFYLTTGGLVIDTSCHVQDDTGAVIAGLYAAGDVCGSVEEKDGRPYAMGFDAAMNYGYIMAETVKAEI; encoded by the coding sequence ATGGAGCTTAACCGTAGAGACTTTTTGAAGGGTTCAGTTGCGTTTGGCGGCATCGCCGCACTTGGTCTTGCCGGCTGCGCTTCGGCACCCAAAGAGGACACCGAACAAACTGAGACGGGCGAGACAAAGGTAAAAATTCCCGAAAGTTTTACTGACGGAAAATGGATTGGCAAAGCTATGGGTCACGACGACGAGCTCATCGTGCAGGTGACGATCGCAGGTGGAGATTTGGCAGGCATCAGCGTGTTGCGCTGCGACGACACCATTGGTATCGGATCGGTGGCCGCGCCTATGATGGCTGCGAAAATATTTGAAGGAAAGAACCTCGACGTCGATGTTGTAACAGGTGCCACGACCACTTCAATGGCTGTACAAACCGCCGTACAAGATGCGATTACCAATGCTGGCGGCAATCCGAAAGACTTCCGTAAAGGCGCAACCTCTCCGAGCGGAGGCACACCGCAAACCGCCGACGTTGACGTTGTATTCATGGGAGCAGGTACCGCAGGACTCATAGCGGCAACGCGCCTTCTGGAAGCAGGAAAAAAGGTTATTCTGTTCGAAAAGCAGGATATTGCTGGCGGATCAATGGCTATGACCTATTCAGGTGTTGCCGCAGCCGAGTCTCAGCTGCAAACAAATTACGCGCTAGGTCGCATGGACGACAATCCCATGTTCAACAAGCAGGGTATGTTGGGCGTTATGCAGAAGTACCTCATTCCCGAGAATGATCGCTTCAATGGCGCAATGCCCTACCAAACGGCCCTCTATTCCAACTCTGGACAGTTGGTTGACTGGATGCACAGCATTGGTGTTGGCTTCTACAGCTTAGGTGTAAATAAGGCCTATGGCGTAACACCCTATCTTGCCCCTGGATGCTATATGGGCGGATGCGGTTATGCAAAGGAATTCTTGGTTGATCGCATTGGTGCGTTGGGCGGCCAAATCATATATGGCACAAAGGTTACCGAGCTCGTGAAGGAAGGCGACCGCATTACCGGACTTAAAGCTGAAGGCAAAGATGGCTCCACTTGGACAGTTACCGCCAAAGCAGTCTGCTTGACTTCAGGTGGTTTTGCGGCAAATCAGGACATGATCAAGCAGCACTATCCAAAGTACGGCGAATATAAGTTCAATTGCGCCCCCGGCTCTACCGGCGACGGTATCGAACTGGGCCAAGCGGCAGGCGGTGCTATCGAATGCATGGGTCGCGAACTTGGCGCCTTCCTGTCCACCACAAATCAGGCAGGATCGTTCTTCGAGATTGCGTTCCTTTATCAGACCACGCCCGGCATTATCGTCAATGCATCGGGCAAGCAGTTCGGCAACATCATGTCCGACAATCACGGTGTATTGGGGCGTGCCCTCATCGATGAGGCAAACGGTGGTAAGTTCTTCTACATTACCGACGAGGCAGGGCGCATCACCACGAACAAGAACGAACTGTATGCCATGGACACGTACAAGTGCCTTGAACACCGCGGCGACATGGTGCACTACGACAGCGTTGAAGCTGCAGCCGAGGCGCTTGGCCTGCCCGACTTGCCCGCGACGCTCGAAACGCACAATCAGCATGCCCTTGCAGGCGAAGAAGATGAATTCGGACGCAAGAAGCTTCCCTATATCGATACGTATAACGGCGTGTGGGTGGTGTCGTGCATTCCGACGTTCTATCTGACCACAGGCGGATTGGTCATTGATACTTCCTGCCATGTGCAAGATGACACAGGCGCGGTTATCGCTGGCTTGTACGCCGCTGGCGACGTATGCGGTTCAGTCGAAGAAAAGGATGGCCGTCCCTACGCCATGGGCTTTGATGCTGCCATGAACTACGGCTACATTATGGCCGAAACTGTGAAGGCCGAAATCTAG
- a CDS encoding RNA-binding domain-containing protein, with protein MLHEGPNVEFKQSWSESIKKTIVAFANTDGGTIYIGMTDHGEPIGVDDADDCLLKTMQAAGNAIKPDVTLFTRAHIEEIDTVAVVVVEVQRGAARPYYLAEKGIRPAGVYVRQGALSAPASDAAILAMIRESSGESFEDSRSLEQRLSFDYAQRVFAEAGISFEDRHMRTLGLTMPDGSFTNLALLLSDQCPATVKAAVFDGLTKLRFRDRFEFEGSLFRQFHEVLHFFDLHNQTRSEIGPDLRRVDERDYPDVAVREVLLNMFVHRDYAVPGPALVSIFDDRAEFLNIGGLRAGITENDMLAGVSVQRNPRLARVLYRLKWIEAYGTGVPKIMESYQTLADQPLFHISDNAFKVTLPSAGPFASAIPTEGEKAVLINSAVDAASLSRVEYAVVQLAEERGEISRKEIEQELGLSQSAAIRLLDRMQKLGLLRKFGQGKNTRYSVYPSQSFYVR; from the coding sequence ATGTTGCACGAAGGGCCGAACGTCGAATTTAAGCAATCGTGGTCTGAAAGCATAAAAAAGACGATTGTGGCCTTTGCAAATACCGATGGTGGAACTATCTATATTGGCATGACCGACCATGGTGAGCCGATAGGCGTTGATGATGCCGACGACTGTCTTCTTAAAACTATGCAGGCTGCGGGCAATGCTATCAAGCCAGATGTCACTTTGTTTACCCGTGCTCATATAGAGGAAATCGATACTGTAGCTGTGGTGGTTGTGGAAGTGCAACGCGGCGCTGCTCGTCCTTATTACCTCGCGGAAAAAGGAATCCGTCCAGCAGGGGTGTACGTCAGGCAAGGTGCGCTTTCTGCGCCTGCCTCCGATGCGGCGATTCTTGCGATGATCAGAGAATCGTCCGGGGAGTCGTTCGAAGACTCACGATCGCTTGAACAGCGCCTCTCATTCGATTACGCGCAGCGCGTATTCGCTGAAGCGGGCATATCGTTCGAGGATCGTCATATGCGCACACTTGGTCTCACCATGCCAGATGGTTCGTTCACGAACCTTGCTTTGTTGTTGTCTGATCAGTGCCCGGCTACGGTAAAAGCGGCGGTGTTCGATGGCCTTACAAAGCTCCGCTTTCGTGATCGTTTTGAATTCGAGGGATCGCTATTTAGACAATTTCATGAAGTGCTGCATTTTTTTGATTTGCACAACCAAACACGCTCGGAAATTGGACCCGATTTACGTCGCGTGGATGAGCGAGACTATCCTGACGTAGCGGTTCGTGAAGTGCTCCTGAATATGTTCGTTCATCGCGATTATGCGGTTCCGGGGCCAGCTCTCGTGAGTATTTTTGATGATCGAGCCGAATTCCTCAACATCGGAGGCTTGCGAGCGGGAATCACTGAAAACGACATGCTGGCAGGAGTCTCGGTACAGCGAAATCCGCGACTTGCGCGTGTGCTGTATCGTCTTAAATGGATTGAGGCGTACGGAACTGGCGTGCCTAAAATTATGGAGAGCTACCAAACACTCGCTGATCAGCCGTTGTTTCATATCAGCGATAACGCATTTAAAGTGACGCTTCCTTCTGCGGGGCCTTTCGCATCGGCCATCCCGACAGAGGGTGAAAAGGCTGTGCTTATAAACTCTGCTGTCGATGCTGCCTCACTTTCTCGTGTGGAGTATGCCGTAGTACAGCTCGCAGAGGAAAGAGGTGAGATTTCGCGTAAGGAGATTGAGCAAGAACTCGGGCTGTCCCAGTCGGCTGCCATTCGCTTGCTTGACCGCATGCAAAAATTAGGACTGCTCAGAAAATTTGGGCAAGGGAAGAACACCCGCTACTCCGTTTACCCCTCCCAGAGTTTTTATGTCCGATGA
- a CDS encoding FAD-dependent oxidoreductase: MKDGMKHTISRRGLFKIGGVAAISAATAGTLIGCNPSAPVKAESSSDTDSGSGSWSWETIPDAIPDSDIAETIEHEFIIVGAGIAGVATACALAENGADVLVLEKNGTYSFRGGHYGSLNNSRWRSAGVENDIAEVAKAWIAQCNSRCKEPLVWKFLENSGEAMDWAIDKVESHECMPLLIDAVYKGSMYEEYRGTMLFIPGEEALGSATSPDILTIRGDGDLSVSECVIFSLCDDALSAGAQFVFNAPAQQLVKEADKVTGVITREGDVYKKYIGSKGVILATGDIGGDDEMCERYSPLMVRCQQTQYVPLGANTGDGQKMGMWIGAKMEDAPFSPMIHPQGYTRISHFFMFVNTLGHRYMNEDTWSQGKSLGALTTEGNADHGWTIFDANWLNQIPQTVDIGGGMFWEGSGHTYGQEWSPENDQGFLDAGLENGMVKQADTFEELADLIAKEEPNFIKEDFLAEIKRYNELCVAGKDTDFGKRSELLFELNTPPFYAAKYGPCRMVAPGGLLINTNSQVLNEDDKPIEGLYAVGNVSGGLYAVDYPLVIPGNSHGRAVTFGYLLGKELTS, translated from the coding sequence ATGAAAGATGGAATGAAGCATACTATAAGCCGACGCGGATTGTTCAAAATTGGTGGCGTGGCTGCCATAAGTGCTGCAACGGCTGGTACCCTTATTGGGTGCAATCCTTCAGCGCCTGTGAAAGCAGAGAGTTCATCAGATACAGATTCCGGTTCAGGTTCCTGGAGTTGGGAGACTATTCCCGATGCCATTCCGGACTCTGATATTGCCGAAACTATCGAGCATGAATTCATTATTGTTGGCGCTGGCATTGCGGGCGTAGCCACGGCATGTGCTCTTGCTGAAAACGGAGCAGACGTGCTCGTGCTAGAGAAGAACGGCACCTATTCATTCCGTGGAGGTCACTATGGATCGCTCAATAACAGCCGTTGGCGTTCGGCTGGCGTAGAGAATGATATAGCCGAAGTTGCCAAAGCTTGGATTGCCCAATGCAATAGTCGTTGTAAGGAGCCGCTTGTCTGGAAATTCTTGGAAAACTCCGGTGAAGCGATGGATTGGGCAATCGATAAAGTCGAAAGTCACGAATGCATGCCGCTTCTCATTGACGCAGTATATAAAGGTTCCATGTATGAAGAATATCGAGGGACGATGCTGTTTATTCCAGGAGAAGAGGCACTCGGCAGTGCTACCTCTCCTGATATTTTAACAATTCGTGGAGATGGTGATTTGAGCGTATCCGAATGCGTTATTTTTAGCTTGTGCGACGATGCTCTTTCGGCTGGCGCTCAGTTCGTGTTTAACGCGCCAGCGCAGCAACTTGTTAAAGAGGCTGATAAAGTTACAGGTGTTATCACGCGAGAGGGCGACGTATATAAGAAATACATTGGATCAAAAGGTGTCATTCTGGCCACGGGCGACATCGGCGGCGATGACGAGATGTGCGAGCGCTACAGCCCACTGATGGTTCGTTGTCAACAAACACAGTATGTTCCGCTCGGTGCAAATACCGGCGACGGACAAAAAATGGGAATGTGGATTGGTGCAAAGATGGAGGATGCGCCTTTTTCACCCATGATTCATCCGCAAGGCTACACGCGCATTAGCCACTTTTTCATGTTTGTAAATACTTTGGGACATCGCTATATGAACGAAGATACCTGGAGCCAGGGTAAATCGCTTGGTGCTCTCACTACCGAAGGAAATGCTGATCATGGGTGGACCATTTTTGATGCGAATTGGCTCAATCAGATCCCGCAAACAGTAGACATTGGTGGTGGAATGTTCTGGGAGGGTTCGGGACATACCTATGGGCAAGAATGGTCGCCTGAGAACGATCAAGGTTTTTTGGATGCAGGGCTGGAAAACGGCATGGTTAAACAGGCTGACACATTTGAAGAGCTTGCTGATCTTATTGCAAAAGAAGAGCCGAACTTTATTAAGGAAGACTTTTTGGCTGAAATCAAACGCTATAACGAGTTGTGTGTAGCCGGTAAGGATACCGATTTTGGCAAGCGTTCCGAATTGCTGTTCGAATTGAATACGCCTCCCTTTTATGCAGCAAAATATGGTCCGTGTCGTATGGTGGCACCAGGTGGTTTGCTGATTAATACCAATTCTCAGGTTTTGAATGAGGATGATAAGCCTATCGAAGGTCTTTATGCGGTCGGTAATGTGTCAGGAGGATTGTACGCGGTTGATTATCCGCTGGTCATTCCTGGTAATAGCCACGGTAGAGCTGTCACATTCGGATACCTGCTCGGCAAGGAGCTCACTTCATAA
- a CDS encoding helix-turn-helix transcriptional regulator translates to MLLLPFLTQENAFLTGVLITAGGFSFRAYLYPLCLQITEKSYLPPAYTFAIATCALDAGQITGALLRDVVTSLPESWFTNVTLAIVYLLFLVGFLFFTQRFEEMSTHKDASHSEQEMFSSQKISDGVILSSDHTITHSTTPEIPNVVTSVEHQCSLLAASFSLTPREQEIAALLVRGRSIQSIAEEVTLSQNTIKTHVSHIYQKCDIHSREELIKLIENL, encoded by the coding sequence ATGCTTCTTCTACCGTTTCTCACCCAAGAAAACGCCTTCCTAACCGGCGTTCTCATTACCGCTGGAGGCTTTAGTTTTCGGGCGTATTTATATCCTTTGTGTTTACAGATTACTGAAAAAAGCTATTTGCCACCTGCGTATACTTTTGCAATCGCCACGTGCGCTCTCGATGCGGGGCAAATTACGGGTGCATTACTGCGAGATGTCGTAACATCCCTTCCCGAGTCATGGTTCACAAATGTTACCCTTGCCATTGTGTACTTACTCTTTTTGGTTGGGTTTTTGTTCTTCACCCAACGTTTTGAGGAAATGAGCACCCACAAAGACGCTTCACACTCAGAACAAGAAATGTTCTCTTCGCAGAAAATATCCGATGGGGTAATTCTTTCATCAGACCATACCATTACACATAGTACGACACCTGAAATTCCAAATGTTGTGACCAGTGTTGAACATCAGTGCAGTCTACTAGCCGCATCTTTTTCGCTCACCCCTCGCGAACAAGAAATCGCAGCATTACTTGTCCGCGGTCGCAGCATTCAGTCCATCGCCGAAGAGGTCACTCTTTCCCAGAACACAATTAAGACTCATGTCAGCCATATATATCAAAAATGTGACATCCATTCTCGCGAAGAGCTTATCAAGCTTATTGAAAATCTTTAA
- a CDS encoding helix-turn-helix transcriptional regulator codes for MENRLEELRRERGIKQEDLALELGVSRQTISSLEKGRYNPSILLAFKIARRFNLQIEDVFIYREDDHE; via the coding sequence ATGGAGAACCGCTTGGAGGAGCTGCGCCGTGAGCGCGGCATCAAGCAGGAGGATCTGGCACTAGAACTGGGAGTGTCGCGTCAAACCATCAGCTCGCTTGAAAAGGGACGTTATAACCCCTCTATCCTGCTGGCATTCAAAATTGCGCGACGGTTTAATCTGCAAATTGAAGACGTGTTTATCTATCGAGAGGACGATCATGAATAA
- a CDS encoding sodium-dependent transporter, which yields MRETPTKSDTVEREKFGSRLGFILISAGCAIGLGNVWRFPYIAGQYGGAAFVLMYLGFLVVFALPILVMELAVGRASQKGVARSFDALEPTGAKWHRFKWVALAGNFLLMMFYTTVAGWMLIFMMMSATGTFEGMDAAGVGDMFNGMLANPLEMTAFMLVVVAIGVLVTRAGLRNGVERVTKVMMVALLAVLAVLVVRAVTLPGAGDGLAFYLMPDFGKLFAGGWSTFTDAVFAAMGQAFFTVSVGVGSMSIFGSYIDKRYRLTGEAVRIAGLDTLVALMAGLIIFPACFAFGVEPGSGPGLVFVTLPSVFAQMPFGQVWGTLFFLFMSFAALSTVVAVFENIMSFGMDEWGWSRHKSCLVNGLALAALSMPCVLGFNLWAGAEVPGIGNIQAIEDFLMSNNVLPLGALVFLLFCTTKRGWGWDAFVREADTGEGARFPRWARSYVRFVLPVLIVAVFVAGYVPIIRIWLGMG from the coding sequence GTGCGAGAAACGCCTACAAAAAGCGACACAGTCGAGCGCGAGAAATTCGGCTCTCGTCTGGGTTTTATTCTTATCAGCGCCGGTTGTGCTATCGGTTTGGGAAACGTGTGGCGTTTTCCCTACATTGCAGGACAATATGGCGGCGCGGCGTTTGTGCTTATGTATCTGGGATTTCTGGTGGTGTTTGCACTGCCTATTCTGGTGATGGAGCTCGCCGTGGGACGCGCAAGCCAGAAGGGCGTCGCGCGCAGCTTCGATGCGCTGGAGCCGACGGGGGCAAAGTGGCACCGCTTTAAATGGGTGGCACTGGCAGGAAACTTCCTGCTCATGATGTTCTACACCACGGTGGCTGGCTGGATGCTCATCTTCATGATGATGAGCGCAACGGGCACCTTCGAAGGAATGGATGCCGCCGGAGTGGGCGACATGTTTAATGGCATGTTGGCAAACCCGCTTGAAATGACGGCGTTTATGCTGGTTGTGGTGGCCATCGGCGTGTTGGTGACGCGTGCAGGTTTGCGTAACGGCGTGGAGCGCGTGACGAAGGTGATGATGGTCGCTCTGCTTGCGGTGCTGGCCGTACTCGTCGTGCGCGCAGTCACGCTTCCGGGGGCGGGTGACGGGCTTGCCTTCTATTTGATGCCTGATTTCGGAAAGCTGTTCGCGGGCGGTTGGAGTACGTTTACCGATGCTGTGTTTGCGGCTATGGGTCAGGCATTCTTTACCGTGTCGGTGGGTGTGGGGTCCATGTCTATCTTCGGCAGCTACATCGATAAACGCTACCGTCTTACGGGCGAGGCGGTACGCATTGCGGGGCTTGACACGCTGGTCGCGCTCATGGCGGGCCTTATCATTTTCCCGGCGTGCTTTGCGTTCGGCGTGGAGCCGGGCAGCGGGCCCGGGCTTGTGTTCGTCACGCTGCCGAGCGTGTTTGCGCAGATGCCGTTTGGGCAGGTGTGGGGGACGCTGTTCTTCCTGTTCATGAGCTTTGCGGCGCTGTCCACGGTGGTGGCGGTGTTCGAGAATATCATGAGCTTCGGCATGGACGAGTGGGGCTGGTCGCGCCATAAGTCGTGCCTAGTGAACGGTCTGGCGCTGGCGGCGCTTTCGATGCCGTGCGTGCTCGGGTTCAACCTGTGGGCGGGTGCGGAAGTGCCGGGTATCGGCAACATCCAAGCCATCGAGGACTTCCTCATGTCCAACAACGTGCTGCCGTTGGGTGCGCTTGTGTTTCTGCTGTTCTGCACCACGAAACGCGGCTGGGGATGGGACGCGTTCGTGCGTGAAGCGGACACGGGAGAGGGCGCCCGCTTTCCTCGCTGGGCACGCAGCTACGTACGCTTCGTCCTGCCCGTGCTGATCGTTGCCGTGTTCGTGGCAGGTTACGTTCCCATCATCCGCATCTGGCTGGGAATGGGGTAG
- a CDS encoding FAD:protein FMN transferase, producing the protein MTERSDIVPQDPIPLEDVFDFTAAHDEHSMHVAQFYAFNTEITLQAYGETELVREAFHDACTHCRRYERLFSRTLPHSEISTLNAAGSAAVAVSSDTFELLRASIAYCARSRGLFDITIGSVSRLWDFQSGIMPAPDAIATALQHVDFHFLELDEGPQGYTARLADPKAAVDVGGVAKGFIADRLCELLQTHGLAHFLLNLGGNVVVHGGKPDGKPFSVGIRNPKDAQKVLGSIALESGSVVTSGLSERFFVIDGVRYCHILSPRTGYPVKTDAESATIVAPLSIDCDGFSTTLCALGIEAGLEFARTCPEIAAAVFVDAANQLHMT; encoded by the coding sequence ATGACAGAGCGATCCGATATAGTTCCTCAGGATCCCATCCCCCTTGAGGACGTGTTTGATTTCACAGCAGCGCATGACGAACACAGCATGCACGTTGCTCAGTTTTATGCGTTCAACACAGAAATCACGCTGCAAGCCTACGGCGAAACAGAGCTTGTACGCGAGGCTTTTCACGATGCCTGCACCCACTGCCGACGTTACGAGCGACTGTTTTCAAGGACGCTTCCCCACAGCGAAATAAGCACGCTTAATGCGGCAGGCAGTGCGGCCGTTGCGGTTTCGTCCGATACGTTTGAGCTGCTTCGTGCGAGCATCGCGTACTGCGCACGCTCCCGGGGTCTTTTTGATATCACCATCGGATCGGTCAGTCGTCTGTGGGATTTCCAATCTGGGATAATGCCTGCTCCTGATGCAATTGCGACAGCGCTGCAACATGTCGACTTCCACTTTCTTGAACTTGACGAGGGGCCGCAAGGTTACACCGCCCGACTGGCCGACCCAAAAGCCGCAGTTGATGTGGGCGGTGTGGCTAAGGGGTTTATTGCCGACCGCCTTTGCGAACTCCTTCAAACCCACGGACTCGCGCATTTTCTCCTAAACCTGGGCGGCAACGTGGTGGTACATGGTGGAAAGCCCGATGGAAAACCTTTTTCGGTGGGAATTCGCAACCCTAAAGACGCGCAGAAAGTGCTTGGGAGCATCGCTCTTGAAAGCGGCTCGGTCGTCACGAGTGGATTGAGCGAGCGTTTCTTCGTGATCGACGGCGTGCGCTATTGTCACATCTTGAGCCCACGCACGGGCTACCCCGTAAAAACCGATGCCGAGAGTGCGACCATCGTCGCACCGCTCAGCATCGATTGCGATGGATTTTCTACCACGCTTTGCGCGCTGGGAATAGAAGCTGGCCTCGAATTTGCCCGAACCTGCCCCGAAATTGCGGCCGCCGTCTTCGTTGATGCCGCTAACCAGCTCCATATGACATAG
- a CDS encoding methyltransferase domain-containing protein, translated as MSEKRAADANDPTLEELLQYYCALPDDGRYCGRCDLPLPDDLAGKRVADLGCRRGKGACKIADRVGPEGWVLGVDPSEERVCAARAYCAEQGSKVPGAPTPEFACAPFEDLRLAGLGEDSLDVVVVNNVLNLAWDRDRSLREIVRVLAPGGMLFHAGVFADESLPVEQVQAFAAEGNVFGAASTLAEFEAAARAAGFHRVEAGTARSVSPEGADAASGLAGRAFSAVVVQAFV; from the coding sequence GTGAGCGAAAAGAGAGCTGCGGATGCAAATGACCCGACGTTGGAGGAGTTGCTGCAGTATTACTGTGCTCTGCCTGACGATGGGCGCTATTGTGGGCGTTGCGATCTGCCCCTTCCTGACGACCTAGCAGGCAAGCGTGTGGCTGACTTGGGGTGTCGTCGCGGTAAGGGTGCGTGCAAAATAGCCGATCGGGTGGGGCCTGAAGGCTGGGTGCTGGGGGTCGATCCCAGCGAGGAGCGTGTTTGCGCTGCACGCGCCTATTGTGCCGAACAGGGCAGCAAAGTCCCGGGTGCTCCCACGCCTGAGTTCGCCTGCGCGCCGTTTGAGGACTTGCGTCTCGCCGGGTTGGGCGAAGACTCGCTAGATGTGGTGGTGGTCAACAACGTGCTGAATTTGGCGTGGGATCGCGACAGGAGTCTGCGTGAGATTGTTCGCGTGTTGGCTCCGGGCGGCATGCTTTTCCATGCGGGTGTGTTTGCCGATGAGTCGCTACCCGTAGAGCAGGTACAGGCTTTTGCCGCCGAAGGCAATGTATTCGGCGCGGCGAGCACCCTTGCCGAGTTTGAAGCCGCCGCACGCGCGGCTGGTTTTCATCGGGTAGAAGCCGGCACGGCGCGTTCCGTATCGCCCGAGGGGGCGGATGCCGCATCCGGTTTGGCTGGTCGTGCTTTCTCGGCTGTCGTTGTGCAAGCCTTTGTGTGA